The nucleotide sequence GCTTGCCATGGTATGGTCAAAGTGAtagatttttttttttgcgggaatcaTAGGGTATTCATTCCACAGTAATAGAGTTACAATTTTCACTGGACTAATTTTCACAGTAATAGAGGGAGCGGTTGCTCTTATGCTGTATACAAATACTATATTTGAAGTTACTTACATTCTCACTTGACTAATTCCCACGATAAATAGCCTTGCGATACACAGCAATACATATGTACATTGCAAGTTTGGATTATTGCCATGGATAGACACGTACATGGCAGGgcgccttcctccgccgccgtcctccgaCGGTTCCCCTCTGCTGACGACCTCGGTCgttggtggtgaggggggtcgccggatccacccGTGTGGATTGTTTTAGGCATTAGTTTTTTAGGATTTTGGGTTGTTCATCGTCATGGCTTTGGCGATGGGGATGGCGGTGCCGACTAATAAATCTTCAGATCCTTTCCCAACGAGGCGATCCGCTTTTGGAATGGATTTAGAAATCAGACTCATGCAAAAAAAAAGACATGTACATGGCAAGTTGAGAATATTTCCAGGTCAACACTAATAACACATTTATATCCTTGATAGGTAATTTTGGATTGTTTCTGAAACTTGCCTACCTTGAAAATGGAAACCGCCTGTAATTCATCTCTTTGATAAGCATGCTCGGACTATTTTTGAAGACACTTATCTACTCCATCTTTGTTTATATACATGTTTGATCACATATGCATTAGGCAAGGTAGCGATTGTTGCATGTGTACTGACACCATGATCTCCCGTGACAACGGTCTAAGAAGGGTGAGGTGGCAAGGGGTGGCAATAGTACTGTGAGTACACGATAGGTGACAACATATAATTAATTGGTTACACATGTATTGCACATGCATGCTTACATGATGCATCAAGGGGGATTGCGAGCTAGATGGACCGTGGATAGAGGTGGCGAGTTTCGATTGGGGAGGCCGAGAGGTAGATATAGGGGTTGGAAGAAGGTCATTTAATGGTAAAAAAGAAATCATTAATGCCGCCCAATGTGCGTGAGAATCCTAAAGATATGTGTTATATACTATTGATGTGGAACCAGTAAAATATGTATGCCCCCTCTCAATGCATAAGCAATTAATTATTTAATAGTAAAAAAATTATCAGCGCTCGATGTGCATAAGAATCCTAAAGATATGTGTTATATATAATTAAATGTTGAACACTAAAATATGtatgccccgttgcaacgcacgggcaattaactAGTTTTATTAGAAATTGTTGTTCATGCGGGTGCACTATGATACAAACCTGTGGAGAACCGGGCAGCAATTTGTTTATGGCAAGTTTCAGACTTGAGTAAAATATCAAATGAATTCTGGTAACTAACTAGATAAATTACATGGTTCAATAAGTTGGCCCTGAGAGTTGCAGTAAAATTATCCTGTTGCCTTTGTTGAGCTTAGAGCTTCGTTCTCTGCATCTCCAGCCTTCTTTTCTTCTCTCATACGAGCCCTTGACAAAGCGTCGGTCATATCTGAGTTCATAGGCATAGCAGCTTGCAGCAGTTGAACGAAAGTTTCAACATCCTTGAGACCACCTTCGTCTCCAAGATACTTGAGTATCATCTCAATCATCGCAGGCCTCGGGATCCAGCCGCTCCTCGGAGCGTAAACACAAAGCGCATTTTTTGTCAACTCATAGGCTTTCGCAGCATCACCTTTCTCCGCGTAGCCAATTGCCACGATGGCCCAACTGCTCGAAGGAGGCATCTTCCCCTTCTTCAAGAAGTCATCCAGCAGCGCTTCGGCCTTGTCCAGCATGTCCTTCTGCCGGTAACCAGTGAGCAAGACATTTGGGACATGGAAGTCGAACGCGTTTTCGCTCGACTCCCACTCTTTCAACAAGATCTCAGCTTCTTCGAAATCATCAAGCTTTACAAGCATTGCAAGCATTGTAGTGTAGTCCTTATTAATATGCCTCTTGCAGTTTGTCATTTGGAGCGCCCACAGCCTCTTCACCTCTGACTTGTCCCCGAGCTGGCCGTAGAGGGACATCAGGTGGTTGTAGGTATCTGAATCTTTTATGTCAATTTTTGCTTCTGCTTTCTTTAAGGCAGATATTGCCTTCTCCCTTAGGTTGCCCTTAATGTAGTTGCTCGCCACAACGGCATAGGTATTCCAATCAACAacaatttgaggctcacattccATATCTTCCAGGGTGTTCTCCATCCCGAAAAAATCTGCCCGTGTGCCGTAAGAGTTTATGCAAATTCTGTAGCTGAAGTTGTCAGGCATGATACCACTCCTTTTCATCTCTGCTATCACTGAAGGGACCTTCTCATGCTGTCCTATGTTAGTATAGAGGCCCATGAGGTTATTGTAGGGGAGACTGCAGAACACAAAACCCATCTCTTTCATCTTCTGAAAATGAGCCAAGGATTCATCAACCATGAGTTCTCGTGTGTAGCAGTTCAGGAGTGCACCATAGGGTTTCTCCGTCTTATCTTTATCATGCAGTTCACTGAAGTAGGCTTCTGCTGCTCCGATTCCATGAACTTGACCGATCAAATCCAGGTGAACAGCATGATCCTTTGGCAAAAATCTGACATGACCCTTAGCACTCATCCACTCGGAGACCTGTGCAAAGTAAAGGTTTGGAAAGAAACTGATGAGGCATTTCAAGGGTACGTACAATACCCCATGATTACTAGCGACAAAATATAgggattattattattttataCATACTTCAAGGATTTAATGGTTTACATGCTGCAAACCCCTGGTTGCCATAGTTTGTCGTTAATTCTAAACATGAATGCAGATGCAGGTTAACCGGCGTAGAAGTATTTTAACTCAGACCACATTGAGTTAAAAATAAAACACAGACCAGATTAAACTGCTCATTCCCAGTAAACTTAAAGTCTGTGAcataaggaaaataaaataaattgaacATGACCTCTTCTTTATGCACCATGTGCTACTGTTTCGTACTTGGATCATCTAGTCACACAAAGTCATACCGTCTAAGCAATGACTCAAAAGGAAATCTTCCTTGCAGTTCTTTCAACACCTCTTTGGATTGTAGGATTTTCATAGGTATTTTGGTTCTTGGGATTGAGTTGCCAAAATCCTATGTAATACAGTCGATGCACCCAATTCCATAAGAATCTCGGCACGAACTTAAGCCTCATTTTGTTTTACCTCTAAGAAGTCCAATGCACTTTGTTGTTATATCTACATACTGTCTCCTTTGATCCCTTCAGAATAACTGTGTTTATTTCCTATTTCCTCTGCACCATCCAAAGGCATCACTTGCTAAATTCTTGTGTTTTTAAGATTTGTAGGAATCCAATTAAGTGACTATTAGTCATAGGTGTTTCCTCTTAGGCTATTCCTACGTTTTCTAGTTCCTGCGGTCCATGAGGTCCTCAACGTTATCACGATAGCAAGTATCCACGTGATTATACATCACGGTAAAAATGAGAAACATATCAGGTCCCATTTCAGAAATATCCTACACGCATCTGTCAATGGCAGGGAACTTCCCGCATTTCTCCGCAAGAGATAAAGGGGCGAACAGAACCATGGGAAGCTACTCCCGCATTTCATCGAATAGCCGACGGGCAGTTAGTGGGGCACGGGGGAGGGCAGTACCTCGAGGgcctggcggtggcggcggcgcttgCGGAGCTCTTTGACGATGCGCTCGAGCTCAACGGGGCGGAGGCGGTTGCCGGGCTTCTCCGCCCAGCGCTCGATCTCCGGCACCAGAAGCGTGTCCGGGTGGCCCAGAGGCCACAGCGTGGACTGCAGGCCCGGGGGTCGCCGCGGCGGCCTCTCGGCGCTGTTGGAGGGAGGAGAGGATGCGGTGCGCACAGGGAGGAGCAGAGGAGTGGGATTGTGGGGACGGACTCGGCCTTGGAGAAGCCTGCCGCGCCCCAAGTGGAGAAGGCGGCGCCCGGCGGCGAAGAGGGAAGAGGAGGCCATGGCGTGGTTTTTTTTTTCCTTTGGCTACTTGGGTTTAAGGAAAGTTTCCTTGCTTCGGCATCAATAGGAGCGGGTTTACGTTTTtcatacagtactactactacaaaACATCGTGTTTCTCTTTCAGATGTCAACTTGGTGGGTAAATGACATAAAAAATGTTTTTAATTTTCACAAATCTCGAGGTGTCTCTTCTGTAATGAGAAAATAATAAAGCCTGACGTCTCAATATTCTAATAAAAGAGTGTTAAAAAAATATTCTAATAAAAGAGAAAAATATGTATAAACCCTAGAAAGGGTTATATACCCTAGAAATGGTTACATTTTAGGTATTACGAGGAGAAGCACTATAAAATTGCCAATATTTTGTTCATCGTTTATGTCTTATCAACAATTAGAAGTGATCAAATATTTTACATAAATGTTAAGTATCTAACATCAGGTACTTATCATGGTAACACTAGTGacgttgaaagcacaagtgctccctggtgattttggtaattaatgtcaatatatcttttgttggactaatactttcgtctagtatatttcagataagtttaaCATTGGActgacatggacaagaggatgtaaaaccacttctagatgctaaggacaaacattggaaaaacctcaagactctacatttttattttagtggtccaatatcacattgagtccacagaaaaagtcaatactattaaaaggggatgaggtgttgcttaatggcttgcttgctgaaAGTGCTtagatgctccaaaaccctcaaccactttctcatttccacatatgttttaaacttaaagtcaaactcggcctcagcgatttgatctatccggtgccaccgagttcatttgacatagccactgccagaaactctAATCAGTTCAAtttcaccgatgggatctcggtctcaccgagatgggcttgcaaactctctgttgcttgttgcaataatttcggtcccaccgaaatatgcaatcggtcccaccgagtttgcttgaccaactctctgtttcttattaccaaaatcggtctcaccgattttgtgtaatcggtcaaaccgagttgagatTTTACCCTaacctagcacatcagtcccattGAATTGATgttgtcggtcccatcgaaaactctaacattcatattttgaactgaatcggtctcaccaagtttcactattcggtcccaccgagtttggtaaattgtgtgtaatggctaaattttgtatggaggctatatatacccctccacccattctccattcgtggggagagctatcagaacgtgcctacacttccactactgattttctgagagagaaccacctactcatgtgttgagaccaagacattccaatgcaaccacaagaatcttgatctctagccttccccaagttgctttccactcaaatcatctttccaccatagccaaatctgtgagagagaattgagtgttggggagactatcatttgaagcacaagagcaaggagttcatcatcaacacaccatctattaccttttggatagtggtgtctcctagattgattaggtgtcacttggagcctccgtcaagattgtggagttgaaccaaggactttgtaagggcaaagagatcgcctatttcgtgaagatctacccaagtgaggcaagtcattcgtgcgcgatggccatggtaggatagacaaggttgctttttcgtggacccttcatggatagagccctccgtggactcgcgcaaccgttacccttcgtgggttgaagtctccaccaacgtggatgtacgatagcaccacctatcaaaaccacgccaaaaatctccgtgtctccaattgcgtttgcacactccaatcccatctctttactttcttgcaagttgcatgctttacttgaaggaaatatgtcctagaggcaataataaagttattatttatttccttatttcatgataaatgtttattattcatgctagaattgtattaaccggaaacttagtacatgtgtgaatacatagacaaaacatagtgtccctagtatgcctctacttgactagctcgttaatcaaagatggttatgtttcctaaccatagatatgtgttgtcatttgataaacgggatcacatcattaggagaatgatgtgatggacaagacccatccgttagcttagcattatgatcgttacagtttcattgctactgctttcttcatgacttatacatgtttctcagATGAGATTATaaaactcccaaataccggaggaacaccttgtgtgctattgataacccacaagtgtaggggatcgcaacagttttcgataagtaagagtgtcgaacccaacgaggagctaaaggtagaataaatattccctcaagttctatcgaccaccgatacaactctacgcacgcttgtcgttcgctttacctagaacaagtatgaaactataagtactttgtaggtgttcttggataggtttgcaagacaataaagaacacgtaaatataaactaggggctgtttagataaagatacaataaagtaaatatagcgagtatgggaaagtggtggtaggagttgtgaaattgtccctaagcaattgactatgttactagaccggtaatcactattgcaattctatttgagggagaggcataagctaacatactttctcttcttggatcatatgcacttatgattggaactctagcaagcatccacaactactaaagattcattaaggtaaaacccaaccatagcatgaaactatcaagtcccctttatcccatacgcaacaatccccttactcgggtttgtgtttcagtcactcacgcaacccactataagcgaatcatgaacgcattgcaacaccctataacgggaatccctcatgcttgcgcgacacggagggcaccataggacagcaccaataataaaacatgcaactcaaaccaatcatagcaattcatcaatcaccgataggacaatggaaatctactcagacatcataggatggcaacacatcattggataataatatgaagcataaagcaccatgttcaagtagagggtacagcgggttgcgggagagtggaccgatggatatagatgggggaaggtgatggagatgttgatgaagatgatgacggggttggtgaagatcgtggtgatgatgatggcccccggcggcgttccggcgccaccagaagcaagggggagagaacccccctccccccttcttcttccttgacctcctccctagatgggagaagggtttcccctctggtccttggctcccatggcgtgggaggggcgagagcccctccgagattggatctatcttttTGTTTCCGTGTTCTctaattctgccccttcaccgtttcctttatatctagagatccgtaactccgatttggtgaatctttcgcccagatttttctcgtaaaattagctttcttgcggcaaaagaagagcgtcaaccgccttaagggtggcccacgagagtccagggcgcgtccagggggagggcgtgccccctgcctcgtggccaccccagacactgtttcgtgttgattcttcctctggaaaatcccaaatattccaaaataattctccatccgtttttatgccgtttggattccgtttgatattgggtttttgcgaaacaaaaaacatgcaacagacaggaaatggcactgggcactggatcaatatattagtcccaaaaaatagtataaaaagttgccaaaagtatataaaagttgaataatattggcatggaacaatcaaaaattatagatacgacggagacgtatcagcatccccatgcttaattcctactcgtccttgagtaggtaaatgataaaaaagataatttttgatgtggaatgctacctaacataatcttgatcataagtctaatcatggcatgaatattaagacacaagtgattcaaagcaatagtctatcatttgacataaaaacaataatacttcgagcgtaccaataaagcaatcatgtcttttcaaaacaacaaggccaaagcaagcttatccctacaaaatcatatagtttggccatgcttcattttcgtcacacaaaatgctcccatcatgcacaaccccgatgacgagccgagcaattggttcatactttttaacgcgctccaACTTTTTCAATCcccgcgcaatacatgagcgcaagccatggatatagcactataggtggaatagaatataatgatggaggttatgtggagaagacaaaaatagagaaagtctcacatcgacgtggctaatcaacgggctatggagatgtccatcaattgatgtcaatgcgaggagtagggattgccatgcaacgggcgcactagagctataagtgtatgaaatctcaaactaaaaactaagtgggtgtgcatcctacttgcttgctcatgaagacctagggcatttgaagaagcccatcgttggaatatacaagccaagttctataatgaaaaattcccactagtatatgaaagtgacaacataagagactctctatatgaagaacatggtgctactttgaagcacaagtgtggaaaaaggatagtaacattgccccttttcttttccttttcttttttctttttatttttgggtgggcttctttggccccttttttttatttaggcttctttggccttcccttttttttatcttttttatcttttttatggggcaatgctctataatgatgatcatcacacttttatttacttacaactaaatattacaactcgatactagaacaaagatatgactctatatgaatgcttccggcggtgtaccgggatgtgcaatgatctagcgtagcaatgacatcaaaaagcggacaagccatgaaaacatcatgctagctatcttacgatcatgcaaagcaatatgacaataaatgctcaagtcatgtatatgatgatgatggaagttgcatgccaatatatctcggaatgactatggaaatgccatgataggtaggtatggtggctgttttgaggaagatataatgaggtttatgtgtgatagagcgtatcatatcacagggtttggatgcaccggtgaagtttgcaccaactctcgagatgagaaagggcaatgcacggtaccaaagaggctagcaatgatggaaaggtaaaagtgcgataatccatggactcacattagtcataaagaactcatatacttattgcaaaagtttattagccctctgtaacaccccggtgtaatgatgctacagtaacccctggggttaagttaatctttttgctaaacatgtgcctgatcattattgtctcatgttctttcacattccaattgaattcaaattcaaattctgtgtgaaattcaaaatgctcagacatgaacacaaaaaatgttcatcatgtgccaaataatccacaactaatattggtggtgaaccaacatttttgcaaaaggtttaagtggcctaagctacttaaaACAATggcctaagcaataaattaaatgcctttttaatttataaaattggcattCTTTTTCTAAAGTCTCACAATATTTTCGTGGCAGTGCAATATACTTCTTTGAAattattttgtccaatggcataatttttgcaaagtctttattggctaaaagaaaaagaaaagaaaatgcaaaagctgtttaCAAAAAGGAAAGGAAACCCCCCCTGCCCCTGGGCCTAAGGCCGCAGAGacaggcccagctggccatcggcccaccccagccggcccactccccctttcctgtcgctctcccccctcctcctgtTCCTCCGACCGGGCGAGGCAGAGCGCGCCCGTCCCCACCGGACCCGCCTCGCCGGCGTCGCCCGAGCGAGGGGATAAGGCTTGCGCCTCCTCGCCTCCTCGATCCCCGCCTCCACTTGCACCACCCACTCCGcctgctcctcctctccctctctgtCTCGCTCGCCCACCTCACCCGAGCACCATCGACGTCGTCCCACCTCGCATCACCGCGGCGACCGCTCCCCTCGTGCTCCTCCGCCGTA is from Triticum aestivum cultivar Chinese Spring chromosome 1B, IWGSC CS RefSeq v2.1, whole genome shotgun sequence and encodes:
- the LOC123123016 gene encoding pentatricopeptide repeat-containing protein At4g21705, mitochondrial, translating into MASSSLFAAGRRLLHLGRGRLLQGRVRPHNPTPLLLPVRTASSPPSNSAERPPRRPPGLQSTLWPLGHPDTLLVPEIERWAEKPGNRLRPVELERIVKELRKRRRHRQALEVSEWMSAKGHVRFLPKDHAVHLDLIGQVHGIGAAEAYFSELHDKDKTEKPYGALLNCYTRELMVDESLAHFQKMKEMGFVFCSLPYNNLMGLYTNIGQHEKVPSVIAEMKRSGIMPDNFSYRICINSYGTRADFFGMENTLEDMECEPQIVVDWNTYAVVASNYIKGNLREKAISALKKAEAKIDIKDSDTYNHLMSLYGQLGDKSEVKRLWALQMTNCKRHINKDYTTMLAMLVKLDDFEEAEILLKEWESSENAFDFHVPNVLLTGYRQKDMLDKAEALLDDFLKKGKMPPSSSWAIVAIGYAEKGDAAKAYELTKNALCVYAPRSGWIPRPAMIEMILKYLGDEGGLKDVETFVQLLQAAMPMNSDMTDALSRARMREEKKAGDAENEALSSTKATG